The Haladaptatus cibarius D43 genome includes a region encoding these proteins:
- a CDS encoding creatininase family protein, which yields MLPTGRSSSVAWATKTRREIRDTGTADGSVVVVPVGSVEQHGHHLPVATDTLLADAVSHLGAERVADDVPLLVTPPIWSGFSPHHTSLGGTMTLELEHLLALLEDVADTALENGFDGICFVNGHGGNASVIDNVVSTVGKSNPEVEVTGLTYFQLADSFIDEIRESDVGGMAHGGEFETSLMLHLHAEFVTMDDADAEYLDEPYERGTQDLLVGGALSIYREFEEYSASGAIGDPSLASAAKGEELFDRLGDELADVLRSVSEQAR from the coding sequence ATGCTTCCAACAGGACGTTCCTCGTCTGTCGCGTGGGCGACGAAGACTCGACGCGAAATTCGCGACACCGGAACCGCCGACGGATCGGTCGTTGTCGTCCCGGTCGGCAGCGTCGAACAACACGGCCACCATCTCCCCGTCGCAACCGACACGCTACTGGCCGATGCCGTCTCCCACCTCGGTGCCGAACGCGTCGCGGACGACGTACCACTTCTCGTGACGCCGCCGATTTGGTCGGGATTCTCGCCACATCATACGTCGCTCGGCGGGACGATGACGCTCGAACTGGAACACCTCCTCGCACTCTTGGAGGACGTTGCCGACACCGCGCTCGAAAACGGATTCGACGGCATCTGTTTCGTCAACGGTCACGGAGGCAATGCCTCGGTCATCGACAACGTCGTGAGCACGGTCGGCAAGTCCAACCCCGAGGTGGAGGTGACCGGCCTGACGTACTTCCAACTCGCCGACTCGTTCATCGACGAGATTCGTGAGAGCGACGTGGGTGGCATGGCTCACGGTGGCGAGTTCGAAACCTCGCTCATGTTGCACCTCCACGCGGAGTTCGTGACGATGGACGACGCCGACGCCGAATACTTAGACGAACCGTACGAGCGCGGAACACAAGACCTCCTCGTCGGCGGCGCGCTCTCGATATACCGCGAGTTCGAAGAATACTCCGCGTCGGGCGCAATCGGCGACCCGTCGCTGGCAAGTGCGGCGAAAGGCGAGGAACTGTTCGACCGATTGGGTGACGAACTGGCCGACGTGCTCCGCTCGGTTTCCGAGCAGGCGCGGTAG
- a CDS encoding glycoside hydrolase family 18 protein, with protein sequence MSKKEVSGERRKFIKRTGALATLPIVGDVAGARRGRHRSSDKRVVGYYPSWTTEYGPRDVPYDTVTHLNYAFLEPTSEGEVKLAVTGDAAPELLEKFRTVTYEQPDTSFMFSVQAGWYSGRFSDAALTAERRARFARTAIELVRKYNFDGIDIDWEYPDGTIRESDPHNLVLLLREIRRQLDEAERADCQRYELSMAASANPSTIDSQKVGAFSDDVDFLNVMCYDLHGTWNERTHFNAPLYPVPDAPNATPSLTADHAMHHWASKPIAKEKLHFGLPFYGRTFENVQNEHPSDHGLFQPFEGGSAMEYGEIMENVRHGSDYEYHWHPEARVPWLYSAEEGTFISYDDRHSVREKTKYAVDNDFGGMMCWELSQDPDNVLLETIDRHI encoded by the coding sequence ATGTCGAAAAAAGAAGTAAGCGGAGAGAGGCGTAAATTCATAAAAAGGACTGGTGCGCTGGCAACGCTTCCAATCGTCGGTGACGTCGCCGGAGCGCGGCGCGGCAGGCACCGCTCGTCGGACAAGCGCGTCGTCGGATACTATCCCTCGTGGACGACCGAGTATGGTCCGCGAGACGTGCCCTACGACACGGTCACGCACCTGAACTACGCCTTCCTCGAACCGACCTCGGAGGGTGAAGTCAAACTCGCAGTCACCGGAGACGCCGCGCCCGAACTCTTAGAAAAGTTCCGAACGGTAACGTACGAGCAACCGGACACATCGTTCATGTTTTCCGTGCAGGCCGGATGGTACTCCGGTCGGTTCTCCGATGCCGCCCTCACGGCCGAGCGACGGGCACGATTCGCCCGAACCGCCATCGAACTCGTGCGAAAGTACAATTTCGATGGTATCGACATCGATTGGGAGTATCCCGACGGGACGATTCGAGAGAGCGACCCGCACAACTTGGTACTCCTCCTGCGCGAAATCCGACGGCAACTCGACGAAGCAGAGCGAGCGGACTGCCAGCGGTACGAATTGAGCATGGCGGCATCGGCCAACCCGTCGACCATCGACTCACAGAAAGTCGGCGCGTTCAGCGACGACGTGGACTTCCTGAACGTGATGTGCTACGACCTCCACGGAACGTGGAACGAGCGCACCCATTTCAACGCGCCCTTGTATCCCGTGCCGGACGCGCCGAACGCGACACCGTCGCTCACCGCCGACCACGCGATGCACCACTGGGCAAGCAAACCAATAGCGAAGGAGAAACTCCACTTCGGGCTTCCGTTCTACGGACGCACCTTTGAGAACGTGCAAAACGAACACCCCAGCGACCACGGACTGTTTCAACCGTTCGAAGGCGGGAGCGCCATGGAGTACGGTGAAATCATGGAGAACGTCCGGCACGGTTCCGATTACGAGTACCACTGGCACCCAGAAGCAAGGGTACCGTGGCTGTACTCGGCGGAAGAAGGTACGTTCATCTCCTACGACGACCGTCACTCCGTCAGGGAGAAGACGAAGTACGCCGTGGACAACGACTTCGGCGGGATGATGTGCTGGGAACTCTCACAAGACCCCGACAACGTCCTGCTGGAGACGATAGATAGACACATCTGA
- a CDS encoding IclR family transcriptional regulator, producing MTGESNTPVRTTARSFDIIETLRELDGARLTEISAHLDLPDSTVYNHLRTLVERGYVVRDNNIYRVSLRFLEIGEYARSRRKIFEVAEPEIDEIAAETDESASLLVEEDGRGVYIYDAQADTSIPLDTHPGKHVALHATALGKAILAYLPESRVEAIFEQRGLPARTAKTITDREVLATELETIRETGFAVDSEERVRGVRCVAVAIKNENGQVIGAISVSGPSSRISADPDEKHLEELLRAKNIIELKLAHA from the coding sequence ATGACTGGCGAGTCGAACACCCCGGTTCGGACGACCGCGCGGTCGTTCGACATCATCGAAACCCTCCGCGAACTCGACGGAGCCCGTCTCACGGAGATTTCCGCTCATCTCGATCTCCCCGATAGCACGGTCTACAACCACCTTCGAACGCTCGTCGAGCGAGGTTACGTCGTTAGAGACAACAACATCTACCGCGTCAGCCTTCGGTTCCTCGAAATCGGCGAGTACGCCCGGTCTCGGCGCAAAATCTTCGAGGTAGCCGAACCCGAAATCGACGAGATAGCCGCCGAAACCGACGAATCGGCGAGCCTCCTCGTCGAAGAGGACGGGCGCGGTGTCTACATTTACGACGCGCAAGCGGACACGTCCATTCCGCTCGACACCCATCCCGGAAAACACGTCGCTCTCCACGCGACCGCTCTCGGAAAGGCCATTCTCGCGTACCTGCCCGAGAGTCGAGTCGAAGCGATCTTCGAACAGCGGGGGCTTCCCGCTCGGACCGCGAAAACCATCACCGACCGTGAGGTACTCGCGACGGAACTGGAGACGATTCGAGAGACCGGATTCGCCGTCGACAGCGAGGAGCGTGTGCGCGGCGTCCGCTGTGTCGCGGTCGCCATCAAGAACGAGAACGGTCAGGTTATCGGAGCGATAAGCGTCTCCGGCCCGTCGAGTCGTATCAGTGCTGACCCCGACGAGAAACATCTGGAGGAACTCCTGCGAGCGAAGAACATCATCGAGTTGAAACTGGCACACGCGTAG
- a CDS encoding winged helix-turn-helix domain-containing protein: MSTDLSTGESADARELVHFVTQQTRFALVTNILQHPRQLPSMYELEQLNPSVSEATVYKHIQKLIDAGIVKEVALSADERRQGYPWKFYGLTDDGRGFLDSHNLLEAEETLQRIYETISDKPDKMVKYENAPRPNEK, from the coding sequence ATGAGTACCGACCTGAGCACGGGCGAAAGCGCGGACGCACGTGAACTGGTGCATTTCGTCACCCAGCAGACGCGGTTCGCACTCGTCACCAATATCCTCCAGCATCCCCGCCAACTCCCCTCGATGTACGAACTCGAACAACTCAACCCGAGCGTCAGCGAAGCCACCGTCTACAAGCACATCCAGAAACTCATCGACGCTGGCATCGTGAAAGAAGTCGCGTTATCGGCCGACGAGCGTCGGCAAGGCTATCCCTGGAAGTTCTATGGGCTAACTGACGACGGTCGCGGGTTCCTCGACTCACACAACCTTCTAGAAGCTGAGGAGACGCTTCAACGGATCTACGAAACAATCAGCGACAAACCCGACAAGATGGTCAAATACGAGAATGCACCTCGGCCCAATGAGAAATAA
- a CDS encoding N-acyl-D-amino-acid deacylase family protein translates to MSYDVVFENARIIDGTGSPWYRGEVAVDDGQLEAIGRVGDDAEIVVDVEGSVIAPGFIDIHTHSDFTLPANRDAHSKVRQGVTLEIVGNCGTSAAPRYGSADRAIDDWFASNGLAEEVDASDWESVADYFEFLERDGLSLSVGSLVGHGNIRAAVIGYEDRAPTTTELDEMRTLVAEAMENGAVGLSTGLFYPPGCYAETDEVVALAEVAAEYGGIYATHMRSESDDLIGSVEETLEIGRRADIPVQVSHHKAIGPKNWGKVRYTLRRMELARERDGIEVQCDQYPYIASSTSLGALLPNWAHDGGDDALIQRLLDEEERARIRENLATDRTSDWDGILVTNVQNPELQEYQGKTIADIADHDDDDRPPAEILLDIVLEDENRTMHVSFGMDEDDVEYVMGHDLTMVGSDGSSLCPCGPLGEGVPHPRNYGTFPHVLGKYVREKEVIPLEEAVHKMTGMPAARLGIDDRGILKRGARADLTVFDPESIRQPGDFLDPANYPTGIEHVLVNGEFVIRDGDHTGTRPGEVIR, encoded by the coding sequence ATGAGCTACGACGTAGTTTTCGAAAACGCACGAATCATCGACGGCACTGGATCACCGTGGTACCGCGGCGAGGTTGCAGTAGATGATGGACAACTCGAAGCAATCGGTCGGGTTGGCGACGATGCAGAAATCGTAGTCGATGTGGAAGGGAGCGTCATTGCGCCAGGATTTATAGATATCCATACACACTCCGATTTCACGCTGCCAGCCAACCGCGATGCGCACAGCAAGGTCAGACAGGGAGTTACGCTCGAAATTGTCGGGAACTGCGGGACAAGCGCCGCCCCGCGATACGGTTCTGCCGACCGGGCAATCGACGATTGGTTTGCGAGTAACGGACTCGCAGAAGAAGTCGATGCGAGCGATTGGGAGTCGGTCGCTGATTACTTTGAATTTCTCGAACGGGATGGCCTCTCGCTCTCCGTCGGTTCACTCGTCGGTCACGGCAACATTCGTGCCGCCGTAATCGGATACGAGGATCGTGCGCCGACGACGACGGAACTCGACGAGATGCGAACCCTCGTCGCAGAGGCCATGGAAAACGGCGCCGTTGGGCTTTCGACTGGGTTGTTCTACCCACCGGGATGCTACGCCGAAACCGACGAAGTCGTCGCACTCGCCGAAGTGGCCGCAGAGTATGGTGGAATCTATGCGACCCACATGCGTTCGGAGAGCGACGATCTCATTGGAAGCGTCGAAGAGACCCTAGAGATCGGTCGCCGTGCGGATATCCCCGTCCAAGTTTCGCATCACAAGGCTATCGGCCCGAAAAACTGGGGGAAGGTTCGATATACCCTTCGACGGATGGAACTCGCCCGCGAACGCGACGGTATCGAAGTCCAATGCGATCAATATCCGTACATCGCGTCGTCAACCAGTCTCGGTGCGCTCTTACCCAATTGGGCACACGACGGTGGTGACGATGCACTCATCCAGCGGCTTCTCGACGAGGAAGAGCGTGCCCGAATTCGAGAGAATTTGGCCACGGATCGAACGAGTGACTGGGATGGTATCCTCGTGACGAACGTACAAAATCCAGAACTGCAAGAGTACCAGGGAAAGACGATTGCCGATATCGCTGACCACGATGACGACGACCGACCTCCCGCCGAGATATTGCTCGATATCGTTCTGGAGGACGAAAACCGAACGATGCACGTTAGCTTCGGGATGGACGAAGACGACGTCGAATACGTGATGGGTCACGACCTCACGATGGTCGGCAGTGATGGTTCCTCGCTTTGCCCGTGCGGCCCGTTGGGTGAAGGCGTTCCCCACCCCCGGAACTACGGCACATTTCCGCACGTGCTCGGAAAATACGTCCGAGAGAAGGAAGTCATCCCATTGGAGGAAGCCGTCCACAAGATGACCGGAATGCCCGCTGCCAGATTGGGTATTGATGACAGAGGAATTCTTAAACGGGGCGCTCGTGCCGATCTCACTGTTTTCGACCCCGAATCGATTCGTCAGCCAGGTGACTTCCTTGATCCGGCTAACTACCCCACTGGTATCGAACACGTCCTTGTCAATGGGGAATTCGTCATCAGAGACGGCGACCACACTGGAACTCGACCGGGGGAAGTAATCCGGTAG
- a CDS encoding TRAM domain-containing protein, translated as MEIPDELCCLFSSEIEATDGSHTLRVPTREITDGHLQPDTAYRVALLKQPAPADSTAQKTPSSTASPVTRNEENSDRQSSPTTAPVEEGDRRTVEIEGVGEQGDGIARVDRGYVIIVPDTEQRDRVTVEITNVTPSVAFAEVVERKAYYE; from the coding sequence ATGGAAATCCCCGACGAACTATGCTGTCTCTTTAGCAGCGAAATCGAAGCAACGGATGGGTCACACACGCTTAGAGTGCCGACCCGAGAAATTACGGATGGCCACCTCCAGCCAGACACCGCCTACCGTGTCGCGCTGCTCAAACAACCAGCGCCAGCGGATAGCACAGCGCAAAAGACACCATCCTCGACAGCATCACCAGTGACACGAAACGAAGAGAATTCAGATCGACAGTCGAGCCCAACGACGGCCCCAGTCGAAGAAGGCGACCGCCGAACGGTCGAAATCGAAGGCGTCGGCGAACAAGGCGATGGCATCGCTCGCGTCGACCGTGGCTACGTGATTATCGTACCAGATACAGAACAACGCGACCGAGTCACCGTCGAAATCACGAACGTCACACCAAGCGTCGCCTTCGCTGAGGTCGTCGAACGAAAGGCCTACTACGAGTAG
- a CDS encoding orc1/cdc6 family replication initiation protein, with the protein MPNNDTDTSDDALSDISEDTAIDSPSKDDSNQKTIRELLEEDSGKSVFVNRNLVEPDTIIDEERIVGRDDQLQAVIAYLKPALRDERPPNMLLYGPSGTGKSLIVNAVCGQIVELCESQDINFGVISLNCQPITTLDRAVYKLVETVAKDVGVDIGVPATGVSTEQKYERLYDLINTYYDSVIFILDEIDLLIGREDEPAYSKLLYQLSRAGKTDTIHGTVSVAALTNDPKFMENVDGRSESSFNPEDIPFSDYDANQLREILEHRRDAFRNGTLSDDVIPLVAAFAAQSHGDARKGIDLFRKAGDLANRQNDDVVTESHVRDSQDEVDKDRMLTQIEGLSTQKKISLYATAAVAVHTAHATTSVPSPVGYQVYKWITELLDADQMTRETYIKYVKELNTYGIVNAERKSRGRGQGMHMEFSFSDNPRPILDLLAEDSRLTAIAGETEHLKTIAQTRMQKFESS; encoded by the coding sequence ATGCCAAACAATGACACAGATACATCAGATGATGCGCTCTCAGACATCTCTGAAGATACTGCGATAGACTCTCCCTCGAAAGACGACTCCAATCAGAAAACGATCCGTGAACTCCTCGAAGAAGATTCTGGAAAATCGGTCTTTGTAAATCGGAACCTTGTCGAACCGGACACCATCATCGACGAAGAACGCATCGTTGGCCGTGACGACCAACTTCAGGCCGTCATCGCCTATCTCAAACCTGCACTCCGTGACGAGCGACCACCCAATATGCTTCTCTACGGTCCATCTGGCACTGGAAAGTCTCTCATCGTCAACGCTGTTTGTGGACAAATCGTCGAACTTTGTGAATCACAGGACATCAACTTCGGTGTCATCAGTCTCAACTGCCAGCCGATTACCACGCTCGACCGTGCGGTCTACAAACTCGTTGAAACGGTTGCGAAAGACGTCGGTGTCGATATCGGTGTCCCAGCGACCGGAGTCTCTACTGAACAAAAGTATGAGCGCCTCTATGATTTGATCAACACGTACTACGACTCGGTCATCTTCATCCTCGACGAAATCGATCTCCTCATCGGTCGCGAAGATGAACCCGCGTACTCGAAGCTCCTCTATCAGCTATCTCGAGCCGGGAAAACGGATACGATTCATGGAACTGTGTCTGTCGCCGCCTTGACGAACGACCCCAAATTCATGGAGAACGTCGACGGGCGCTCAGAGAGTTCGTTCAACCCCGAAGACATCCCCTTTTCCGATTATGATGCGAATCAACTCCGTGAAATCCTCGAACATCGTCGTGACGCTTTCCGAAACGGTACCCTCAGCGATGACGTTATTCCATTGGTAGCAGCATTCGCTGCCCAGAGCCATGGTGACGCCCGCAAAGGAATCGATCTCTTCCGGAAAGCCGGAGATCTCGCCAACCGGCAAAACGACGACGTCGTCACGGAATCGCACGTCCGAGATTCACAAGACGAAGTTGATAAAGATCGAATGCTGACCCAAATCGAAGGGCTCTCGACACAAAAGAAAATCTCACTCTACGCAACTGCGGCCGTCGCAGTGCATACAGCCCACGCCACTACCTCCGTCCCGAGTCCGGTTGGCTACCAAGTCTACAAGTGGATTACCGAACTGTTGGACGCCGACCAGATGACGCGTGAGACGTATATCAAATACGTCAAAGAACTTAACACATACGGAATCGTGAACGCCGAACGGAAGAGTCGCGGCCGTGGCCAGGGAATGCACATGGAGTTTTCTTTCTCGGATAACCCTCGACCGATTCTCGATCTGCTCGCAGAGGATTCTCGACTCACAGCGATTGCTGGCGAAACGGAACATCTAAAGACCATCGCGCAAACGAGAATGCAGAAATTCGAAAGTTCGTAA